In Drosophila nasuta strain 15112-1781.00 chromosome 2R, ASM2355853v1, whole genome shotgun sequence, a single genomic region encodes these proteins:
- the LOC132785304 gene encoding uncharacterized protein LOC132785304 — protein sequence MDKETSSVSGITTCRAKGLPLCEPKTTTLNEEIKPFVKIEQPAPAKTILCDCALDDDSTALESEDENSLKEPSTIDDQLQVEDIEEELSKQKQRVQLIDNIYDLNTPYCPIGDPCVDMEIEINKYKVHPEILELQRNNHKLRQQLQEMQQCCTASDIIVKSLLKSISRDMETVAQLKSRFGKVDSFKRNLEYERMLCGQRYRYLMREMYDWDQCNWYIQNKLKEAEKEHVKHVARIDYKDPKHEAIDRLNQAKLDIKEVHDAMYKSTGSPRNRESSEVYPQLGSEISAFLQRNEQLFKESH from the coding sequence ATGGATAAGGAAACCTCTTCAGTTTCTGGGATAACAACCTGCAGAGCCAAGGGTCTGCCATTGTGTGAGCCTAAGACAACCACATTAAACGAGGAAATAAAACCTTttgtgaaaattgaacaacCAGCACCGGCGAAAACAATTCTTTGTGATTGTGCGTTAGATGACGACTCAACAGCGTTGGAGTCTGAGGATGAAAACAGTTTGAAAGAACCGTCGACCATTGACGATCAACTTCAAGTCGAGGATATCGAAGAGGAGTTATCAAAACAGAAGCAGCGAGTTCAACTAATCGATAACATTTACGACTTGAATACACCCTATTGCCCCATTGGGGATCCTTGTGTGGACATGGAGATTGAGATCAATAAGTACAAAGTGCACCCAGAGATTCTGGAACTGCAGCGAAATAATCACAAGCTTCGACAGCAactgcaggaaatgcaacagTGTTGCACAGCATCGGATATCATTGTTAAAAGCCTACTGAAGAGTATAAGTCGAGACATGGAGACGGTTGCCCAACTGAAAAGTCGCTTCGGCAAAGTTGACTCCTTCAAGCGAAACTTGGAGTATGAACGGATGCTTTGTGGTCAGCGTTATCGATACTTAATGCGAGAGATGTACGACTGGGATCAATGTAATTGGTATATTCAGAATAAACTGAAGGAAGCAGAGAAAGAACACGTGAAACATGTTGCTCGGATCGATTACAAGGATCCGAAACATGAAGCTATCGATAGGCTCAATCAAGCGAAGCTGGACATCAAAGAAGTGCACGATGCCATGTACAAAAGTACGGGGAGTCCAAGGAACAGAGAAAGCTCTGAAGTCTATCCCCAATTGGGCTCTGAAATTTCCGCGTTTCTACAGCGCAACGAACAGCTCTTTAAGGAATCGCATTAA